TGTGGTGCCTCACGATCCGCAATACGCATACGCGCCGCCCCTCGCGTGCGCCCTTCCCCGAATACGATCACGAGGTGGAGGGCGAAGGCTTGGGGCTGGGTATCGTCAGCCGCATGTGTGAAGCCCTGCGCGGCCAGTTCCACCTTTCCGACGACGAGGGCGGCATGATCGTGCGCGTGCTCCTGCCCCGCGAATACCCGCCTGCCGCCTTGAAAGCGCAAGCGGCCCGCACGGTGGCCTTGAACGCCGCGCCCTACGCCATGGGGCAACAGTAAAGACGGGAGGGCTCGCCTTGCCCTTCTAGCGGACGCGAGCCTGAAAGGGGGCTGCCGGAAGCCCGGGCTCGTTGAAGAGCGTGGCGGTGGGGTTGGCGCTCCAGGCATAGCGGACGGCGACCGGGGCCGGCACGGCGGTCGCGCTCACTGCCAGCTTTCCTTCGCCGGTCACGGTAACGCTGGTGGCGGGCACATATTGGCCGTCTTCGCCAGCCAGCTCAAAGGCTTCGGGGGCATCGTGGCGGAGGTGCAGCCCGCTGGCATGGGAGAAGCGCACCGCCAGGCTGCCCTCGCGGGCTTCGAGGGCGACGGGCACCGGTCCACTGTCTTCCAGTGCATGGCCGTAAGCACGGTGCAGCGCGAGGCGGGCGAGGCGTTCGCCCACGGGGCGTTTGTGGGTGGGGTGGATGTCTTGCGGATCGCCGATGTCGAGGGTGACGGCTTGGCCGGTGCGAGGCAGCACGAGGGCGCTGGCTTGTTGGCTGCGCAGTTCACGCCAGCCATCGGCGGTCCCCGGCGGGTAGATGCGCTCGAGGTTGGGCAGCTGCACCCAGAAGAAAAAGAGGTCGGGCTGGGCGAAGTCGTGACGCCACTGGCCAATGAGCGTACGAAAACTGGAGCCGTAGCCCGTTGCCCGGCTGGCGTTGGACTCTCCTTGATACCAGAGCACGCCACGCATGGCATAGGGGAGCAGGGGGCGAATCATCCCGTGGTAGAGGGCGGACGGCTGACGGTGGGGCAGGGTTTCGGCGGAAAGGTGCGAGGTGTCGCCCAAGGCCGCCGGGCTCATCCAGGCTTCGACGAGCGAATTGCCGTGGGCGCTGGTGATGATACCGACCGGCACTTGCAGGCGCCGGGCGAGATCACGGGCAAAATAGAAGCCCACCGCGCTGAAGTCTGCGGCAGTCTCCGGCCTGCACACGGTCCACTGGGCGGGGGCCGTCTCCTGTGGCTCGGCCTGAGGATTGCGGTCGATTTTCAGCTGGCGGACGAGGGGGTATTGCGCGGTGTCGATGGCTGGTTGGGCTTCGCTGGCGTGGCGGAGGCGAAACTCCATGTTGGACTGGCCTGCGCAGAGCCAGACTTCACCGATGAGGATATCGTTTACTTCCAGGCGGTTATGACCTTCGACGACGAGCGTCTGCGGCTCGGTCGAGACGGGCAGGGCGGGTAGCTCCACTTGCCAACGCCCGGTGGCATCGGCTGCGGTTTGGGCCGGGGCGTTGTCGCCCAGGCGGAGGCGGATGGTTTCGCCGGGCGCGGCTCGCCCCCAGATGGGCAGAGGCTTGCCGTGCTGGAGGACGGCGTGATCCTGAAAAGGGGTGCCGAGGGTGACATCGGCCCTGAGCAGGCTGGCGAGAAGGAGGCTGGTCAGCAGGGTAAGAAAAGGGAGTCGCAT
The sequence above is drawn from the Verrucomicrobiota bacterium JB022 genome and encodes:
- a CDS encoding sialate O-acetylesterase — protein: MRLPFLTLLTSLLLASLLRADVTLGTPFQDHAVLQHGKPLPIWGRAAPGETIRLRLGDNAPAQTAADATGRWQVELPALPVSTEPQTLVVEGHNRLEVNDILIGEVWLCAGQSNMEFRLRHASEAQPAIDTAQYPLVRQLKIDRNPQAEPQETAPAQWTVCRPETAADFSAVGFYFARDLARRLQVPVGIITSAHGNSLVEAWMSPAALGDTSHLSAETLPHRQPSALYHGMIRPLLPYAMRGVLWYQGESNASRATGYGSSFRTLIGQWRHDFAQPDLFFFWVQLPNLERIYPPGTADGWRELRSQQASALVLPRTGQAVTLDIGDPQDIHPTHKRPVGERLARLALHRAYGHALEDSGPVPVALEAREGSLAVRFSHASGLHLRHDAPEAFELAGEDGQYVPATSVTVTGEGKLAVSATAVPAPVAVRYAWSANPTATLFNEPGLPAAPFQARVR